In the genome of Danaus plexippus chromosome 18 unlocalized genomic scaffold, MEX_DaPlex mxdp_20, whole genome shotgun sequence, the window GAGAGATATTTTCTAGCTAatctaagaataataaatatggacccatttcaaatgtatacaataaacattatttattttttttaaacagggTGTTGAAAGTTCAGCAGCGCCAACTATGAGTAAAGCCTTGCAAGAGAAAAAACCAACAATAATTCTCGTCAAACCAACAATTGCTGAAAGCATTGCCGATAAAATAGCAAGCAACAATGcttttcatatcattaaaagatATCTAACCAAAATGGTCGGTAATTTGTCAcctaaatagaatttatttgtacaaacaTGGAGTATAGCAAAGGCTTAATTTACATCTAGATCACTGTTGATGATTTGTGGATATCAAGAGCTATGGTTAACTTATTGGAGAGAGAAAAGATAATAGTGGAAGCAGCTGCAGCTACACCAGTCGCCGCCATAATGGCGGGAAAAGTTCCTGAACTACGAggaaaaaagtaaaacataatTCGTTACTTCTTTTATGTTAAACTAAGTTTACTCACAATTCGCGTGTTTTTCAAGTGTTGTGTGCGTGTTGACTGgtggtaatataaaattatctcgtCTGCCTCACATCGTGGATCGCGGTCTAATGGCTGAAGGGCGGCTCGTTGGGTTTTCGATCACTTTGCCGGATGGACCCGCTGAGATTGCGCGTCTGCTGACTAAAGTTGTGGATACCGGTGCGGACGTGAGGAGTTTCGAACCGGAACGGTCTTGGATTAAGCGAGACGCTCTTAATGTCACCGTAAGCCGCCATACTTTAACTTtagttttctaataaaaaaaatttatgctgaattctattaaattaattatttatcttttaagttTCACTTAAATTGATGCCTTTAAAAACGAATTGCAGGTATTCATGTTACTTGAAACCAGTGATCCCAGTCACGCGAAGGAATTGGAGAAGAAATTACTTAAAGATTATCCTCATTCTCAAATCATTTCAgcataataactttttttatgtaaacgaGAGGACAATATCATATCACTGTTCAATATTTCTATGTACCATTATGAAAGAATTGTTTttcggaataaaaaaaatatgtaaagtcCAATAAATCATGTAACTAACAACtaacgaatatttttagttgCTTTCCAAAACACACTACAAATACACTTAGTTGTGATCGTCACAGCAAAATCGTAATTTCTCATGTGTTCGTTTCAAAAAGCTGAATTTATATTTGGCTTGTGTATTTCCGCGACTTTTTCTACTTTGGATTCGGTGCTGTGCTCACAGACGACTTAATAGTGTACCTATACGTAagatattagattttttttaacaaactgtCATGGTATCTTTGTCACACTACATTCATACTATATATGTACACTGTTATGCTAACCGGACAATTTACGCGAAATAaaggtataaattaatatttatgagttttttatatacgattataattaataacaggAAATAAACAGGTTCTAGGGTCCCTATCTGATGTCTAGCTACATTATTGaaaagtttctttaaaaaaaggtttcataTGCGCATATTACGctaaatagcaataaaatcCATTCATGCTTAAAAACTTTggcatttataatgttatatgcaAAACACGTAATTTAGCTCAGGCTTTGTCTTCGGAACGTAATGGCGGGCAAAACTTCAAGTTACGTGCTTCGCCTATAGTAGGAATTAATGTTAGGAACTGTGTAGATAAGATTTaagtgaaaacatttttacaatagTAATATTCGAGACAGAAACGTACTTAAAGTTTTAACTCTTAAAGCAAACTGGAAGTCTAAATGGTTGTTCCATCCTGAGATTGATTCGTGAGGCTTCTGTTATAGAAACACAGATAGGaacaataaatcttaaaagaaagaaagataagataaaaatttatatgaaggtATATAACTAccataattgatttataaaaaatattattaaaggctCAACGTCAACGCAATCTGTGTTCAGACATATACACAGACCTCAACAAATTCGTTCTGAACAAATAAAGTCTAATTATGGACTGACattattttgtcataaaatttgctaatcattttttaaaacacaaaattctTACGTTATTTgagtaatttcaaaatttttcacaatatAATTTCGCACGAAACTAAAAATggtaattactattatttaattattacattacatttcatatatttatatttaattttaaaaatgaatataggAAGAGACAGTGATGGAACCGGAAAGGCCACacgtattaacatttaatgaaataaaacaagcgGCGGAGAGAATTGAAGACGGCATCATTCACACTCCTCTTTGTGTAAGTAGGTATTGTAGATACActacataagaaaaatatttaaggtatcaagttacgtatatattttttatttataggaggcaaaaataagtaaatacatggattataacatttatttgaaatgtgataatttacaatacactggaaggtaataaaaaaagctttatttGAAGTAAGTATGTAGTTAGCGCCAACTCCACTCCACTCCACACCCAATACGTTCAGAGATAGTGAGAACGCAAAACCTATCGTTACAAGgttagaaaaacaaatatacaagAGTCTATCCGAGAAATATACTGTTTAACTTTACTACTGAAACCTCCGTAACGTACACTGATAGTCCACGgccatacttttttttaatattgagagaagtttttgtaaaatatatattttttttggctaGGTATCTTTAGAAGTGTGCGAAATATTTTGAAGACCTGAAAATGGTGTATTTAgtccaaattaaattttgtgtaaatttaaataaaactaatattttcgaattacCGCGCcttgttttatcattttaaaaagacatactcccgacgtttcgtttactttgcagcaaccgtgatatATAAAACACGTGTTACCTAATccgaaaattttagttttatttaaataaaaactcgcgaaagtcttagatctcattttagGTAAATTACTGTAGTATAAGTACGTATTAAACTTTAAggaatatgattaaaataggAGTATAATCCTCTAGCTGCTCTGAAAGAGGTATCCGGAACGCCTTTGTCGCTCTTAACGATGAAATGTCTGAAAGAGGAGTGATTGTACCGTCTAACGGAAACATGGCTCTGGGAGCTGCATATCAAGGACACTTGCTAAATATACCAGTAAATAtgagtttattatattgaatcaaattaatataaggttTCCATCGTTGTTTTAGACACCTTACACTAACTGAAGCCTCTTGTAAGTCAAAGACAATTAGACAATTAGACAATTTTTCCACCAGAGATGTGCTATGGATGCGTTTGACATCTACCAATCATATTCATTGGCTCACAAAGCTTAACATTGGTGGAAACGGATTCAACTaagatatgtattttatatggaaagTTGCCTGTTATGGGCCATCGCGAGTGGTGTAGCTGTGTGAAGAGTAGAGTACCTTCAGTACGGCTGCTGATCTTTCTCGCGCAGCTACATAGCACGTATCTGGTGGAAAAGCACCCTTATAATTTTGGccggaaaaatatataagtattggATGAGGAACTTTTAATGAAGGTGACTTAACGCCACCGGGTAGTACGCGAATTTTCAattggaatataattttggaaaTTGCGACGGTCTGATAGTCGTTCTGTTCGTCTCAATaacgaattaaattatttatcggGACTATGCTTTTCATGAGTATCATTTCAAGGCcagcaaaatatgttttgtgtatgtaattaaattatgtataggAATCTTAATTCTAAGGTGACAGCGGTACTTCCGGAGAGATGTCCCCCGTCACTCTCGCAGCGGTGTGCTGAACTAGGCGCTCACGTGGTTCTGGTTGGTGAAACAGTCGAAGATGCTGTCTGTTACGCCAACAAGACCAACCGGGATGgatcacagattatattaacGTAAAGACTGTTATTAGCTACGTTTACAAATGAAATTCTTAAggtttatgtataatttatgttcAGTTCGGACGACCCGTTAGTAATGGCTGGCCTGGGTACTGTTGGCGTTGAAATCATAACTCAATTGCCAGAGACAGATGCGGTTATTGTACCTGTAGCGTCAGGCGGTCTTCTAGCTGCAACGCTTGTAGCCTGCAAGAAGCTAAAGTGCACCTGTCTCGTTTATGTAAGATAGTTGGATAGatcataaaagttaattattaaaaaaaaattaaaagtatttacttataatttagcatacgttgaaataaattataaaacgaacttgaactattttttactatgtgctattaatatatttaaataactcatCTTTCAAGGGAGCAGAATGCGCCAAAGTCCCAAAAATGATGAAGGCCTTACAATCAGGATATCCGGTATCGGTGCCCGTTATACCCAATATAGCACAGGGTTTAAGTTCTGCGGTTGTCGGGGAGAACGCCTTCGCGACTATAAAGGGTCGTCTGGATAGAATGgtaaacaatttctttttaaatattaaatcgtcTTCCAATCTATACGAGGTTACCATACGTCACAGTTAGTCGTCGACGAAGCCTACATTGCTCGCGccgtaataaatgtattagaaCGTGAGAGACTTGTGGCGGACGGCGCCGGCGTGTGCGCGTTGGCTGCTGTCATGCAAGGTCTAGTTCCAGAGTTGAGAGGAAAACGgtaagtaaccgaaacttcggcaGTAtgcagttttttataataataaaaaaaagtagtaaaccaaaaatattagttacatttaaatgaatactcgcgaaagtcttagatctcataattcttaaagttattttattcaacctaagatatattagttattagaGACGctgtaattatgtttaatcgccgatattcattaatacatttgtataaagaATTGCAtgagagaaaattttatagaaaaaatcaagtatataattttctaaagatTCGTATTACAACTATTTCATTGATACGACAGAACCGAGTTCGCGGagctattgaaaatataattacagagCTGTGTGCGTTATAAGCGGAGGCAATATCGACTCGGGACGTCTCTCCCGGACTATTCACCGCGGGCTGGGTGTGAGTGGGAGACTTATGAGGTTTGCAGTGCCAGTCCCTGATCACTGCAAGGGACTTGAAGTTCTAGCCGAAGCCATCGCTGATAAAAGAGCGGTCATAAAGAGCTTCGGCACCGAACAGATATGGGTTCACAGTGATATCGGATCTACTTGGGTTTGTAGCTACTTATTTCAGTACACACTCTGtaatctgtattttttattactgtataaaatatttaattcatttttaatttaataccacTATAAGACAGATATATAACTCAAAGATTTATATGATATCGTAGCTTCTGGGTTTTTGTACTGGAAAAACGACCTcacttttatgtaaattttcatcaaCAGACCTACAATCCTAGTATGCTTCATACTTGAAAACCCCATGTCCAATGCAATTCGACcaaattctaataaatgttTACTCACTAGATCTACATTctgttagaattttatttgccagatatattttttaatgtcaataacTACTTTATAGGCGTTTCACGCTGCGTGAGCACTGTAATAACtatgtataaatatcaattatcaaAGTGAATTTAGAATATTCTCAAACAggaaataatactaatattatctttCAGGCAAATGTTGTAGTCGAAACGGCAAATGAAGAAAATGCTCTAGCGCTCAAAGAACATTTGAGGAATTTGTACCCAACTGTCAAATTTGCAGTTTTTGATGTGGATGAGAAACATAagatgagataaaaaaaaaatcgtaaatcATAACTTATTTAACTTTGTACAACATTAACATGGAGAAGAGGAAAATGAAaaactgtgtttttttttttaattttttacttaaatcatAACTTAGGCGACGGGATCATCACCCTTGGTTGCTCTTGTGTATATAACTTGTCCGTGATGTTGGACGACCTGCTTGATTAAGCCTGAAACAAACGATTGCTGATAACTCAAAGATTTCTATGAcgtcaaaaatattagatatagCATTGATCAGACTcaatatatcagttttataCCATCATGGCTTATCCGGAGAAAATGATCATCACAATATGAACTTCCCTAGTTAAAATACTgctaatttctttttaataatttgcaaaATTGTAGGATTGtatcatacaaaattaaaaacttcaatattGTTAAGCAAAGGTTTTAAACAGTATCCAAGATGTTAAAACCTAGTCAATATAAACAGTGCTTGAGctaacaaatgaaatatcaaactatcataaaatttgttagaccttaaaattgtttagtaATGTTTAAGTAATATAGTACAATATCAAAGAAAAGTTCATAAGATTCCGCACCCTGCCTCGAGACaccataacaataataattattaagttattgtattttattccttaCCTTTTTCTCTAAGTTCGATGAGAGCTCGCCTCGCAAGGGAACCTCGGACCTTCAACCTTTCAGAGACAACAGCGGGAGTGATCAGCTTGTATTGTGGCACTTCCTTGTACAGTTTTTCATATGTTGGCTTGTCAAACAACACTTGGTTGTTTAACTTGTCGCGGACTTTTCCTTTGGACCACTTCTGCAAAGCGATTTTTTACGAGTgtcaattttgttattaaaccactaaataaaatttactcaaaTTTATTGCCATCAGACTCAATATatcagtaaatttttaactctCATGTTAATCAAGTAAAAAGGAAATAATCATTtggtattgaattaaatattaaatcaaatgtgTAAAAACATAACCTCAATTAGTATTACTAACCTTCTTTTTGGCTTTGCCGCCGCTGGATCCCTCCTTCTTCTTCTGTGTTTTCTGGGGCTGCTTAGCCGAAGACTTTGCGTCCTTCTTGGGCggctaaaattaatacaaaaagtttGTAAAACACAAGTCGGCCACGAGGTACACATACAATACATAATAGTATAGAAAGGCGAAACTCTAGACATCActgaatttacaataaaaataattattttttccttttttatatttataatgtataaaagctACCAGTAACTgatttagtattaatttgtaaaatatttatttcgacAACATGAACACTCACCATCTTGGAAAACGAAAAGAGTTATAGAAGCGTGTACAGATAGCATATACACTTCAAACAGAATGCTTCTTAagtcacagattataaaatattgaagtatACGTTATTTATGTTACGTCGGATgtgctttataattataaaaatatatatattttaaaagtaatgctatatacataatatgtatataaaattactgtataaaaaatttacttaatttttttttaattagacagTAAAAATGTCGTCGCACCGAACGCACTTCTACCGCACATAATAGAACTgaagacaaatattaaaatttacacaatcGATACCATTTAAAAGTCAAAGAAAAATTCGATGGTATTTTGGTCACCAATTACAATCATCAGTGacaattagtttaatttattcaatgagTCCAGGTGTTTAATAAGGGCTATGAAATGTTGAACTACGTTTAGAAAAAAGCATTATATACACGATACAAACTGATTACAGttggataatataaaaaaatatattttgaaatattcttttagACAATTATTCTCCTTACTGACCAAGTTTATACAAGGTTCGAATTAAAAGTCCAGTgttgcaattattttattgtgaaagtggttgtttataaataaaaatatataaaaataaaaaaaaataaaatgtatattttatctcccaatacaaataatagtttttatttattttatttacaaaatttcttattattagaaTTGTCTTTGGAGCGATTCGTAGTACGCCAGTTCTTCCTCGGTGACAGATGGTCGGAATGATTCCACACCTTCCCAGAAATCAGACACGCCGATCACAACGGACTCAGCGCTGAGCTCGCTTTCTTTGACCAGTCCTGaaagcattaaaattaaaaaataaacataacctattattatcttttgtttttcttaacgTTGTTTGATGAGCACagataatatacttttttttttattacaatcaataaattcaattgtaAGTCATGTTATCAAGTGTGTGGGCGggattataaactttaatcaAAAACtgtattagtaaataaatattattgtacctGTAATATTCTCTCCGTTTGAGAAcacagttaaattatttactatcttTTGGTTTTTAAACATCTCATCTATGTATTTACATGAATTTAAAACTCAGAACTATCTGTGTTTAGTTTGCAGATACAGACTTTAGTGAAATTatcatttgtttaattattgatGAGTGAGGGAGCGGGTGAGCTGATTTACCCATCAGTCTCTGTGCCAGGCGTGCGATTAAAACCTCAGTGCCGATTGCACCTTGCTGATACTTGGACACAATTTATCAggacttaatttattttatcaggaGCGGACTTTAATGTTAGTTTTGAGtgtctttatttattgtacacaCCATTGTGCAGTTTGTCTACTAGGCCCCTAACAGCTGCGGACCGCGCGGTCGTGGTCACTTGCAGGAGGTCCGCGCCCGTGCAGCTATCCGGAAGCGTTGCTGCCACAGCCTCCAGGTCTACTTCCGGTCGGAGCTTATAactgattattattaagaaccttattaataaatatatcttatatacatattgtaaaacatagttttttttatatcaagcaAGTATTAGAGATCAGTCATTCAGGCAGTGTGgcataataaagaatatatatttaatttgctcGTATCAAACGTAATTAGATTTTCGGAGAGGCcagaaataattgtttttttaataaaaaaaatggaccCTTGCcctttatttaagataatttaaaaacaattagttGTTATACTAAATGCCTAACATGTTATAGGCCACGTACCTTCTACACAATGCCGTCAAGACCGAGGTCTTCTCAGTCAGGCCAGTGTAAGGTCCAACGTACACCAATTTGTCTAGTCGACCCGGTCTCAGCAACGACTGTTCCAATAAATCCGGCCTGTTCGTTGCGCCCATTATGAACACGAAGCTCGATGATGGAGAGTCTATAAGGTATTGGAATGCATACCTATAGGCTGGTAACGTAATAAgccttacatataaaataggaGGTAAAAAAATCGGTTTCGGTCCGAGTTTAcacttattgtatttaaaatataatcttatttcgTTGGagatttaaatagatatacaCTGCCTACAATTTAACTCTCTCACCATTCTATGATATACTTGTTTTACCCCCTACTCTCCTTGCGGTTTCCAACTATTTACCAATTATTTCCTCAACAATATGACACTTCCATTCATTAGACCAGCATTATCGCCTAAGGCCGTGGTTCGTTCATCTCAACTCTCCAGCCGTGCTATAAGATACTAGATCTACCCCCAACTATCCCCCGTGTCCAATCATTAATTGTCAcgagtggcgccatctgtgccgcactaattataatatactgtaatccttagaattatttttgtgacaaattataatactgaaccatcgtgattttgtaatggcaacatttaagtataacCTTGTTATcgaaaactttaaatactCCAGCCGTTTCTTATGACATTACTGGAAGTAGTGCTGAACATGAAAAATCACGTCTGAAACTGTACCTGGAAGGGTACTTCAACTATACTACCTTCTCCGTCGACTCCGTCCACCTCAGCCAGTAGTTGGCTGACGACGCGGTCGCTGGCCCCGCCGGAGTCCCCCGTGGCACCCCGCCTCGGAGCCAGCGCGTCTAGTTCATCCAGGAAGACGATGCAGGGGGAGGAGGCCCGCGCCGCCGAGAACACTGACCAAAAACGATCACGATATCTAAGATAACCGGATATACTAcgaccttttttttattgaagctatgtcttcattcgcactggcaTCGTGggatattctgccaatgtctcccttttttttattttaaatacacactcccgacgatCGGttctttgcagcaaccgtggtcaCCGGCTGACGAGATGAGAatgtttatagttatattcGCCAAAGACTATAACTGTCCTGGCTGAATACTGATATCATCTTATAAATTCATAGCCGTTTTTTATCTTGTAACTGACAAGCTTTAAGGTGTTTTATTTTCGATAGTTTTTATGCCTCATTATTTTGCTCATATTAATTGATTGTCACAGAATGTCCAGTATTCGTCCACAGCAAGGTGATTAGATTCATatagatgttgaagttgtttTAGTTCCTACGTTGCCTTACTTTCCCTTACCTTTTCGGACATTTTCCTCCGACTGTCCGATATACATGTTCAGAAGCTCCGGGCCCTTCACACTCATGAAACTCACGTTCAGTTCTGTGCTCACGGCCTTAGCTACCAGCGTCTTCCCGCAGCCCGGCGgtccatataataatatgccTAACGTATATTGATGATTAATTCTTAtttcgaatatatatatatatatatatatatatatataaatttcatttaaactgtTATAGACAAACAATGCGTTACATTTTGTCTCTTTTCATCCTACCTCCactcacacatacacacatatgtatgtacatgtgtgaatatttattaaacagatCACAATTTCTCCATACCTGATCTCTTAAGTGACGACGATTTAAAAAGATGAGGGTATTTAATTGGAAACTCTATTGTTTTTAACAGCTCCTTCTTCAGTCTGGCCAGTCCACCGATATCTTCCCAGTATACTTTGGGAATTTTCGGTGCATCCAGATGTTGGCTCTGAAGACTTCTCATGGTTTCTGGGAATAGCAAAGCAAAACATATTAAGAGGATATACCTTATCATCCTTTGCATTGGCCATTCGCGAACATTTAAATAGAGACAACTTTATTTATGAGTATCTTACTAATATAACAAtgggttaatttaaaatatcctaaagcctttatgatattttttttttaaatatagacacgagattctaaatttaaatgaaattagatGAAAGTCAGAAATGGTATTTTCTGTCCGAAACCAAAATTAAACATTCGTCCGTTCCGTAATTATGATGTCATCATATTTCATGTTCGATTTAAACCATCTTGTCATATAACATGGTCCTTACCCAAAGCTTTATCGAAATCTTCTTCTTGTATGAAACGGAGGTCAGCATCTCTGGTAATAAGTGTAGGGCATTTTGTTTGCTTCAAGTACGACTCCCGCAGAGCAAAATGCATGAGAACGTCTATATCCCCTTGGAGAAACGTCTCAGTCTTTGACGCCACTCTATACAGAACATCCTTCATATGGTCACTTAGCACATGTTTTTCGCTGCCGTCCGCTATTCTTTGgtgattttcataaaaatctttttcgtCATCATCAGTTGTTATATTCATCACTGATATAAACCACTGCAACGTGTCCTGTCGCTGTTCAACGTCTAACTTCTTAAAGTTTATCCTCTCGAGGAACATTCTCATCATGTTCGGCTTCAGATCCGCCTTCTCAGTTAacgctataaatattatcggttgttttgtataattctCATAAAGGTTGGTCACAGTGCTATTGAAGTACTCGGTTATTCTGAAGTCCTCGTTGTTTTCGGAGTCCACAGCTaatacctaaaaatattacgttagAGTAACTTCTAGTCGCAACCTGTGCATACGGAACCTATCcagtaataacaaataatactaaCGTCAAAATTGTCTAGTAAAACTACAACGGGCGCAGCAGATTTCGCCTTCTGTATCACAGAACTGATTTTGCTCTCTGTTTGTTTCGCTGTCGAGTTCTGTATTGAGTTGCAATCAAATTGCACGAAATTCAAACCTGaggaataaatattacgttgACATTAAGCATTCGCGTGACGTCTCATGAtggcgtattttttttaaaaagccaTGCTGATTGCAGGAGACGTAGACGTATATAATGATCATGGATATATGGCGAATGGCTGAAATCACATTCAATAAATCACGATAGAAGTcccacaaattatttaatattgattagttGTCTATCCAAAGCTGTACCAGAATATCCCTGGTTCGTGACCTGGCAGTCCATAACATTTGACTCTCACCGGACCTTA includes:
- the LOC116772995 gene encoding L-threonine ammonia-lyase-like isoform X1, whose translation is MEETVMEPERPHVLTFNEIKQAAERIEDGIIHTPLCEAKISKYMDYNIYLKCDNLQYTGSCSERGIRNAFVALNDEMSERGVIVPSNGNMALGAAYQGHLLNIPVTAVLPERCPPSLSQRCAELGAHVVLVGETVEDAVCYANKTNRDGSQIILTSDDPLVMAGLGTVGVEIITQLPETDAVIVPVASGGLLAATLVACKKLKCTCLVYGAECAKVPKMMKALQSGYPVSVPVIPNIAQGLSSAVVGENAFATIKGRLDRMLVVDEAYIARAVINVLERERLVADGAGVCALAAVMQGLVPELRGKRAVCVISGGNIDSGRLSRTIHRGLGVSGRLMRFAVPVPDHCKGLEVLAEAIADKRAVIKSFGTEQIWVHSDIGSTWANVVVETANEENALALKEHLRNLYPTVKFAVFDVDEKHKMR
- the LOC116772995 gene encoding L-threonine ammonia-lyase-like isoform X2; amino-acid sequence: MDYNIYLKCDNLQYTGSCSERGIRNAFVALNDEMSERGVIVPSNGNMALGAAYQGHLLNIPVTAVLPERCPPSLSQRCAELGAHVVLVGETVEDAVCYANKTNRDGSQIILTSDDPLVMAGLGTVGVEIITQLPETDAVIVPVASGGLLAATLVACKKLKCTCLVYGAECAKVPKMMKALQSGYPVSVPVIPNIAQGLSSAVVGENAFATIKGRLDRMLVVDEAYIARAVINVLERERLVADGAGVCALAAVMQGLVPELRGKRAVCVISGGNIDSGRLSRTIHRGLGVSGRLMRFAVPVPDHCKGLEVLAEAIADKRAVIKSFGTEQIWVHSDIGSTWANVVVETANEENALALKEHLRNLYPTVKFAVFDVDEKHKMR
- the LOC133320369 gene encoding small ribosomal subunit protein eS25, with the protein product MVSPPKKDAKSSAKQPQKTQKKKEGSSGGKAKKKKWSKGKVRDKLNNQVLFDKPTYEKLYKEVPQYKLITPAVVSERLKVRGSLARRALIELREKGLIKQVVQHHGQVIYTRATKGDDPVA
- the LOC133320348 gene encoding peroxisomal ATPase PEX6-like; protein product: MKKDELVKLWVLKFCLKVLYPKFNVFTFLVFLAIKYRYYYLKGKIHNSKMDTYSLKTLPNGRILSLIKDIVTEKYLRVFSHKCIIISKERYIQLCVENFFYHDNGVLWVTMKLSPESKKKQQENVDSSHSNRLKYNLNFVTSEIHKRLYTDNISEVKSERIVPLVGSNLVEENAAYTNEDELFNIASTFGINTDDIDVTFHPINAFENAPKIATSAEVSLSINEYDLENDFLKELLSNHFETPKAVCLNDMISINLTPTNMSKYNFRYIDLVENCGKLYFKCKKLEANESSTPENCETLQVFYIVKGVTQLTLGDGIHTVKPRNKYFEVKDLNQQQISHICPTGLKDRFNQIQETIKPFLTGQIDEMSSSLPSPIIPMILLTGPIGSGRHLLVRVLAKYNGLNFVQFDCNSIQNSTAKQTESKISSVIQKAKSAAPVVVLLDNFDVLAVDSENNEDFRITEYFNSTVTNLYENYTKQPIIFIALTEKADLKPNMMRMFLERINFKKLDVEQRQDTLQWFISVMNITTDDDEKDFYENHQRIADGSEKHVLSDHMKDVLYRVASKTETFLQGDIDVLMHFALRESYLKQTKCPTLITRDADLRFIQEEDFDKALETMRSLQSQHLDAPKIPKVYWEDIGGLARLKKELLKTIEFPIKYPHLFKSSSLKRSGILLYGPPGCGKTLVAKAVSTELNVSFMSVKGPELLNMYIGQSEENVRKVFSAARASSPCIVFLDELDALAPRRGATGDSGGASDRVVSQLLAEVDGVDGEDSPSSSFVFIMGATNRPDLLEQSLLRPGRLDKLVYVGPYTGLTEKTSVLTALCRSYKLRPEVDLEAVAATLPDSCTGADLLQVTTTARSAAVRGLVDKLHNGLVKESELSAESVVIGVSDFWEGVESFRPSVTEEELAYYESLQRQF